The sequence ATTTAACAGTTCTCTTTTTTTTTCATCATTAAAAATCATTTTTGCTAATAGTTTTCGATTTAAAGTTCCATCTTTATTTAAAATACTTTCTCCAAAAATTTTTACAATCTTTTTTAAAGCAGGCTTCCCTGGCTCTACAGCTTTTTTAGCAAGAATATCTGCATCTATAATCGTGGCTCCAAAACTTTTAAGAATACTAGAAGCAGTACTTTTCCCACTAGCAATTCCGCCTGTTAATCCTATAATTTTCACTTTCGAAAAGCACCTACTTTTTCATTTATTTTGTATCATACCAACTTTTTCCATATGAAATATCTACTTTTAATGCTACTTTTAAATCAGCAGCATTTTCCATTTCTTCTATCATAATTTTTTCTACCTGTTCTAATTCATTTTCTACTGCCTCTATAATCAATTCATCATGAACTTGTAAAATTATTTTAGACTGCATTTGACTCTCTTTCAACCTTTTATAAACATTGACCATTGCTATTTTTATAATATCTGCAGCTGTACCTTGTATCGGGGTATTTAGAGCTAATCTTTCCCCCATGGAACGAATATTATAATTTCTTGATTGAAGTTCCGGTAAATATCTCCGTCTACCAAATAAAGTAGTAACATAACCTTGTTTTTTAGCAATCTCTACAATCTCTTCCATATATTCTTTTACTCTATGATATTTTGCAAAATAATTATCAATGTATTTTTTAGCCTCCGCTCTAGAGATATTCAAATCTCTAGATAATCCAAAATCACTAATACCATAAACAATTCCAAAATTCACTGCTTTTGCTCTGCTTCTCATAAGTGGAGTGACCTTTTGTATATCTACATTAAACACTTGAGATGCTGTATGAGTATGAATATCCTGTTCTCTATTAAAAGCATCAATTAAATCTTCATCCCCTGAAATATGCGCTAAAACCCTGAGTTCAATCTGAGAATAATCTGCGTCTACTAAATAACTTTGTGAATTTTTAGGTACAAATACTTTTCGGATTCTTCTGCCCATTTCCATCTTAATAGGAATATTTTGAAGATTAGGATCTGAACTACTAATTCTTCCAGTGGAAGTCATCGTTTGATTAAAACTAGAATGTATATTTTGAGTTTCAGGATCTATAAGATCCATCAAACCATCTACATAGGTAGATTTTAACTTTGTTAATTGTCGAATTTCCATAATTTTTTCAATGATAGGATGCTTATCTTTTAGTCTTTCTAAAACTTCTATATTTGTAGAATATCCGGTTTTAGTCCTTTTTATCACTGGTAGTTTCAACTTTTCAAATAATATCTGTCCTAATTGTTTTGGAGAATTAATATTGAACTCCTCTCCTGCTAGTTGATAGATTTCATTTGTTAAAAGATCAATTTTTTCTCCAAATTCCTTAGAGAGCTCTTTTAATTTTTCTTTTTCTACATGAAATCCTAGATTTTCCATACTTGCTAGTACTTCAATTAAAGGTAATTCAATATCATAATATAAAGAAGTCATGTTTTGTTCATCTATCTTTTCTTTTAAGACTGTATATAATTTTATAATTCCATCCAATTGGTTTATTAAAAAATCAGACTTTTCTTGATAAGAAATATCTTTATATTGTTTGGATTTTTTCCCTTTTCCTAAAATTTGTTCTTCTCCTAATATACTCTGGTTTAAATATTTAGCCACTAAAAGACTTAAATCATATTTATTTTCTGATGGTTCTAAAAGATATGCGGCAATATAAGTATCAAATTTTAATCCTTCTAAGCGAATATTATATAAAAAGAGAAACACCATAAATTCCTTTAAATTATGCCCTATTTTTTTAATTTTCTCATTCTCGAATATTTCTTTCATTTCCCCTAATACTTTTGTAATTTCTAAATTTTCAAGATTTAGCAAATAAAGTTGCCCATTTTTTCTAGCTATGCCTAATCCTTCTAAGAATTTTTTCCTATGATTCTTTCCTTCTAACAACCATTGTAAATACAAAATTTTTTCTTTTTCAATCAACTTAAGAATACTTTTTAATTGTTCTATGTTAATAATTTCTTGATATTCTAATGTTTTTTGCTGTAGTAATGTCGGCGTTTTTTGTACTCCAATTTTTTCTAATAAAGAAGAGAATTCCCATTCTCTAAATAATTGAATTATTTTTTTATTGTAAGGATTTTTTAACTTAAAATCCTCTAACTGAATCTCTATAGGTATATTTCTCACAATCGTACCTAATTTTTTACTTAAAATGGCTTGCTCTTTATATTTCTCTAGATTTTCTTTTAATTTCTTACCAGAGATCTTATCAATATTATGATATATTTCCTCAATAGAACCATATTCTTTAATCAATTTCAAGGCAGTTTTTTCTCCTATTCCAGGTACTCCGGGAATATTATCAGACTTATCTCCCATTAATCCTTTTACATCAATTAATTGCTTAGGATTAATTTCATATTTTTTTAAAATCTCTTCCTTATTTATTTTATCTAAATGTGAAATTCCTTTTTTTGTATACCAAATTATTACTTGATCAGAAGCTAATTGAAAGGCATCTCGATCTCCTGTAATAATATTTACCTCTAATCCTTGTTCTTCTCCATATCTTGATAAAGTACCAATTAAATCATCAGCTTCATATCCTTCTAAAGAAACCATTTCAATTCCAAAGCTTTTCAACATTTCTTTTAATAAAGGAAATTGCTCTGCTAACTCTTCCGGCATTTTAAGTCTTCCTGCCTTATATTCCTTAAAATCTTTATGTCGAAAAGTCGGTTTCCTTTCATCAAAAGCAACTCCCATATAATCTGGTTTTTCTTCATCAATTATTTTCATTAAAATAGAAGCAAATCCATAAATAGCATTAGTATGTATTCCTTTGGTATTAGTTAATGGAGGCAATGCATAAAAAGTTCTATTAAGTAAACTATTTCCATCAATAATCATCCACTTTCTTTTAATCAATATTTCCACCTCAATCCTATCACTTTTCATTTACTATTATACC is a genomic window of Garciella nitratireducens DSM 15102 containing:
- the polA gene encoding DNA polymerase I, yielding MIIDGNSLLNRTFYALPPLTNTKGIHTNAIYGFASILMKIIDEEKPDYMGVAFDERKPTFRHKDFKEYKAGRLKMPEELAEQFPLLKEMLKSFGIEMVSLEGYEADDLIGTLSRYGEEQGLEVNIITGDRDAFQLASDQVIIWYTKKGISHLDKINKEEILKKYEINPKQLIDVKGLMGDKSDNIPGVPGIGEKTALKLIKEYGSIEEIYHNIDKISGKKLKENLEKYKEQAILSKKLGTIVRNIPIEIQLEDFKLKNPYNKKIIQLFREWEFSSLLEKIGVQKTPTLLQQKTLEYQEIINIEQLKSILKLIEKEKILYLQWLLEGKNHRKKFLEGLGIARKNGQLYLLNLENLEITKVLGEMKEIFENEKIKKIGHNLKEFMVFLFLYNIRLEGLKFDTYIAAYLLEPSENKYDLSLLVAKYLNQSILGEEQILGKGKKSKQYKDISYQEKSDFLINQLDGIIKLYTVLKEKIDEQNMTSLYYDIELPLIEVLASMENLGFHVEKEKLKELSKEFGEKIDLLTNEIYQLAGEEFNINSPKQLGQILFEKLKLPVIKRTKTGYSTNIEVLERLKDKHPIIEKIMEIRQLTKLKSTYVDGLMDLIDPETQNIHSSFNQTMTSTGRISSSDPNLQNIPIKMEMGRRIRKVFVPKNSQSYLVDADYSQIELRVLAHISGDEDLIDAFNREQDIHTHTASQVFNVDIQKVTPLMRSRAKAVNFGIVYGISDFGLSRDLNISRAEAKKYIDNYFAKYHRVKEYMEEIVEIAKKQGYVTTLFGRRRYLPELQSRNYNIRSMGERLALNTPIQGTAADIIKIAMVNVYKRLKESQMQSKIILQVHDELIIEAVENELEQVEKIMIEEMENAADLKVALKVDISYGKSWYDTK